A genomic stretch from Gemmatimonadaceae bacterium includes:
- a CDS encoding SusD/RagB family nutrient-binding outer membrane lipoprotein, translating into MNRILKKLAVAALPMSLAAGCSDFLTGGELDTDPNRPLEPGSPNQLFVATQSAYWFNSTSEAVRAISMWMQQMAGTDRQYQSLALYDYVESEFDTPWIYVYGGGGLVDARKLQTLVAADKLYLGVAQLLEAMHLGHAADWWGDVPYAEAFTDQITPKLDPQLEVYAALQAQIDKAIVNISGGGQGPGAADLSYGGNSARWLALAHTLKARYYLHVAERDASAYAKAKAEAALGISSAAGTYSAVFSGSAGEENPWHQFVVRERTGYIKTGSTLVDTMKARNDPRLSSYFALNDRGVYQGAPQGAAFGPQFSDLSVGRRASGFDQPLVSFEENLLIWAEAAYRTGDEATALQKLNQERALYGIAPVVAAGPELLRQIMTEKYIALFQNAEVWSDWKRTCLPALTPAAGFSIIPARFYYPTSERQTNPNVPVLSGQPLRNPNDPANPGCDSQN; encoded by the coding sequence ATGAACAGAATCCTTAAAAAGCTCGCGGTGGCCGCGCTGCCAATGTCTCTGGCAGCAGGCTGCTCGGACTTTCTCACCGGCGGGGAGCTTGATACCGATCCGAATCGGCCTCTCGAGCCCGGCTCGCCCAATCAGCTCTTCGTAGCTACGCAGTCGGCCTACTGGTTCAACAGCACCAGCGAGGCGGTGCGCGCGATCTCGATGTGGATGCAACAGATGGCCGGTACGGACCGCCAGTACCAGTCGCTGGCGCTGTACGATTATGTCGAGAGCGAGTTCGATACTCCGTGGATATACGTCTATGGTGGTGGCGGTCTGGTTGACGCGCGCAAGCTGCAGACTCTTGTCGCGGCCGACAAGCTCTACCTCGGCGTCGCGCAGTTGCTTGAAGCGATGCATCTGGGGCATGCCGCCGACTGGTGGGGAGACGTGCCGTACGCCGAGGCGTTCACCGATCAGATCACGCCGAAGCTTGACCCTCAACTCGAGGTTTACGCGGCGCTGCAGGCTCAGATAGACAAGGCAATCGTGAACATCTCCGGTGGTGGCCAGGGTCCAGGAGCAGCCGATCTGTCTTACGGCGGCAACAGCGCTCGCTGGCTCGCGCTGGCTCACACGTTGAAGGCACGATACTATCTCCATGTCGCGGAACGGGACGCATCGGCATACGCCAAAGCGAAGGCCGAAGCGGCCCTGGGAATCTCCAGCGCGGCGGGTACGTACTCCGCGGTATTCAGTGGGTCAGCCGGAGAGGAGAATCCGTGGCACCAGTTCGTGGTTCGCGAGCGGACCGGCTATATCAAGACCGGCTCGACTCTCGTGGACACGATGAAGGCTCGGAACGATCCTCGTCTGTCTAGCTACTTTGCCCTTAACGACAGAGGGGTCTATCAGGGCGCTCCCCAAGGCGCGGCATTCGGGCCGCAATTTTCTGATCTGAGCGTTGGGCGTCGCGCGTCAGGGTTCGACCAACCGCTGGTGTCCTTCGAGGAGAATCTCCTCATCTGGGCAGAGGCGGCTTACCGGACTGGCGACGAGGCCACTGCCCTTCAGAAGCTCAACCAGGAGCGTGCGCTTTACGGCATCGCACCGGTCGTGGCAGCGGGACCGGAGCTGCTCCGCCAGATAATGACGGAGAAGTACATCGCGCTCTTTCAGAACGCCGAGGTGTGGAGCGACTGGAAGCGGACGTGCCTCCCGGCTCTGACGCCGGCGGCCGGCTTCTCGATAATCCCGGCTCGCTTCTACTATCCCACTAGCGAGCGTCAAACCAACCCGAACGTGCCCGTGCTTTCGGGTCAGCCGCTGCGGAATCCGAACGATCCCGCGAATCCCGGGTGCGACAGCCAGAACTAA
- the metG gene encoding methionine--tRNA ligase: MGKFYVTTAIDYADGDPHHGHAFEKIGADAIARYRRLCGDDVHFLMGMDEHGQKVASEAAKRGIEPQQLVNEVALRFQEMWQRLSISNDQFIRTTAKDHHEGVRALIEAIFENSPDDFYEKEYEGWYCIGCESFKQDNEIIQGKCVLHPTRTLQWVAEKNWFFRLSAYSDRLRSLIGETDFLGPRSRRNEMLALLDQGLDDISASRSRFTWGVPFPRPSGSGETQTTYVWFDALPNYLTATGYPKDGYRSRWPADLHVIGKDITRFHSIIWPAMLMAARIEIPRQVWAHGFVFLAGERFSKSSGVRLDMNEAIDRFGADAFRYFLLREVPFDGDGNFSWSRFEERYNSDLANAWGNLASRTVSMIERYREGVIPHGARNEIDAADAADYATYHSNMDGARGYLLSEALKSAWQTIMRANEYVDRQAPWKLAKNPAAAAKLDLTLSSLARQLVRQAVYISPFMPGKSEDLWGQLGGPGSVHDQRFSELEALDPAGWRVEKGHLFPKER, encoded by the coding sequence TTGGGAAAGTTCTATGTGACGACCGCCATCGACTACGCCGACGGCGACCCCCACCACGGCCACGCATTCGAGAAGATCGGTGCTGACGCAATCGCGCGTTACCGGAGGCTGTGCGGCGACGATGTCCACTTCCTGATGGGGATGGACGAGCACGGGCAGAAGGTGGCTTCAGAGGCGGCAAAGCGGGGAATCGAGCCGCAGCAGCTCGTAAACGAGGTTGCCCTGCGATTCCAGGAGATGTGGCAACGCCTCTCGATTTCGAACGATCAGTTCATCAGAACTACCGCGAAAGATCACCACGAGGGAGTTCGCGCTCTCATCGAAGCGATCTTCGAGAACTCACCGGACGACTTCTACGAAAAGGAATATGAGGGCTGGTACTGCATCGGCTGCGAGTCGTTCAAACAGGACAATGAGATCATCCAGGGAAAGTGCGTCCTGCATCCGACACGCACGCTGCAATGGGTTGCCGAGAAGAACTGGTTCTTCCGGCTTTCGGCATACTCCGACAGGCTGCGGTCTCTGATCGGAGAGACGGATTTCCTCGGTCCCCGAAGCCGCCGTAACGAGATGCTGGCTTTGCTCGATCAGGGACTCGATGACATCTCGGCGAGCCGTTCGCGGTTCACGTGGGGGGTGCCCTTTCCGCGGCCGTCCGGCAGCGGCGAGACACAGACTACCTATGTCTGGTTCGACGCTCTCCCGAACTACCTCACCGCGACCGGGTACCCGAAGGACGGCTACCGCAGCCGTTGGCCGGCCGACCTCCATGTCATCGGAAAGGACATCACGCGATTCCATTCGATCATCTGGCCGGCGATGCTGATGGCTGCCCGCATCGAGATTCCGCGCCAGGTATGGGCGCACGGCTTCGTTTTCCTCGCGGGGGAGAGGTTCAGCAAGTCGTCCGGGGTCAGGCTCGACATGAATGAAGCGATCGACCGGTTTGGCGCCGATGCGTTCCGGTATTTCCTGCTGCGCGAGGTTCCGTTCGACGGCGACGGAAATTTCTCCTGGTCACGTTTCGAGGAGCGGTACAACTCGGACCTCGCGAATGCGTGGGGCAATCTCGCGAGCCGTACCGTCTCGATGATCGAGCGATACCGTGAGGGTGTGATACCTCACGGTGCGCGCAATGAGATCGATGCAGCCGACGCTGCTGATTATGCGACGTACCATTCCAACATGGACGGCGCGCGCGGATATCTGTTGAGCGAGGCGCTGAAGTCAGCGTGGCAGACGATCATGCGGGCGAACGAGTACGTCGACCGCCAGGCGCCGTGGAAGCTCGCGAAGAATCCAGCCGCTGCCGCGAAGCTGGATCTCACGCTCTCTTCACTGGCGAGGCAGCTCGTCAGGCAGGCGGTTTACATCTCTCCCTTCATGCCGGGAAAATCCGAGGATCTGTGGGGTCAGCTCGGTGGGCCGGGCTCGGTGCACGATCAGCGGTTCAGCGAGCTCGAGGCGCTGGATCCCGCCGGATGGCGTGTAGAAAAAGGGCACCTCTTCCCGAAAGAACGATGA
- a CDS encoding acetyl-CoA carboxylase carboxyltransferase subunit alpha, with amino-acid sequence MATSGQTLDFEKPIAELERQIDELKRLAGDQQLSVVDELAPLEQKLVELRDQIYHNLTPWQRVQVARNVRRPFTSELIQLIFTDFIELHGDRAYRDDPAIIGGWARLDGETVMVMGQQRGRDTKEILKRNFGMPHPEGYRKALRLMKLAEKFHVPVLTFIDTMGAWAGIGAEERGQSEAIARNLLEMSQLTVPIIATVIGEGGSGGALALGVADRVLMLENAVYSVITVEGCAAILWKDGKSPEMRERAAAALRVTAPDLFELRVIDEIVPEPPGGAHSDHPAAAKTLQDALNRHLEELRKYRPEKLVRRRRQKYLRLGQWTE; translated from the coding sequence GTGGCGACATCCGGTCAGACTCTTGATTTCGAAAAGCCGATTGCCGAGCTGGAGAGACAGATCGACGAGCTCAAGCGTCTTGCGGGCGACCAGCAGCTGAGCGTCGTCGACGAGCTCGCGCCGCTCGAGCAGAAGCTCGTCGAGCTTCGCGACCAGATCTACCACAATCTCACCCCCTGGCAGCGCGTGCAGGTCGCGCGGAACGTCAGGCGACCGTTCACCTCTGAGCTGATTCAGCTCATCTTCACCGACTTCATCGAGCTGCACGGGGACCGCGCCTATCGCGACGACCCGGCGATCATTGGCGGCTGGGCCCGCCTCGATGGCGAGACAGTGATGGTGATGGGGCAGCAGCGCGGGCGCGATACCAAGGAGATTCTGAAGCGGAACTTCGGCATGCCCCACCCCGAGGGATACCGAAAGGCGCTGCGCCTGATGAAGCTCGCGGAAAAATTCCACGTGCCGGTGCTGACGTTCATCGACACGATGGGAGCCTGGGCGGGAATCGGCGCCGAGGAGCGCGGACAGTCGGAGGCGATTGCGCGGAATCTGCTGGAGATGTCACAGCTCACGGTCCCGATAATCGCAACGGTGATCGGCGAAGGCGGCTCCGGCGGCGCCCTGGCGCTCGGCGTCGCCGACCGCGTGCTGATGTTGGAGAACGCCGTCTACTCCGTGATCACGGTCGAAGGCTGCGCGGCGATACTGTGGAAGGACGGCAAGAGCCCGGAGATGCGGGAGCGAGCTGCTGCAGCTTTGCGCGTCACTGCCCCCGACCTCTTCGAGCTGCGAGTGATAGACGAGATAGTCCCCGAGCCACCAGGAGGCGCACATTCCGATCATCCGGCCGCGGCGAAGACTCTGCAAGATGCGCTGAACCGTCACCTCGAGGAGCTGCGGAAGTACCGTCCGGAGAAGCTCGTTCGACGACGACGGCAGAAATACCTCCGACTCGGGCAGTGGACCGAGTGA
- the ricT gene encoding regulatory iron-sulfur-containing complex subunit RicT: MAHLVEVAFKGNRKEFFLWDYPDPPPLKAAVIVDADRGEDLGYVHALGELAQKRSGGCAHGCGTAAPDRKALRLASQRDRTGAADLDRLNEEARQKAMERVRANGLAMKVSDAEWQWDKKKLTFYFTAEKRVDFRNLVRDLASLFRTRIELKQIGVRDEARRLDGVGRCGRQYCSASWLPELRPVNLGVAKDQRLSLNPAQISGACGRLMCCLRYEHEFYVQSRKRFPKEGKLLTTARGEEKLMSIDIFHERLTLRNAEGDVRVVPLADFNRERAALRGEIGAGTNAGDAVAALEHDDPEPSENGEDISLELLFASEQEAMPTVELIVEDAPRAAETSAMGAAEGTDAQPGATDDKASRRRRGRRGGRRGRGSDSGPQ; this comes from the coding sequence TTGGCGCATCTCGTAGAAGTTGCGTTCAAGGGTAACCGAAAGGAGTTCTTCCTCTGGGATTATCCCGATCCGCCTCCGCTCAAGGCGGCAGTGATCGTCGATGCCGACCGCGGTGAGGATCTGGGGTATGTGCATGCCCTGGGTGAGCTCGCGCAGAAGCGCAGCGGCGGATGCGCTCACGGGTGCGGCACGGCCGCCCCCGATAGAAAAGCTCTGCGATTGGCCAGCCAGCGCGACCGCACGGGCGCAGCAGACCTCGACCGCCTGAACGAGGAAGCGCGGCAGAAAGCGATGGAGCGTGTGCGCGCCAATGGGCTCGCGATGAAGGTCTCCGACGCCGAATGGCAGTGGGACAAGAAGAAGCTGACCTTCTACTTCACCGCCGAGAAGCGCGTGGACTTCCGCAACCTCGTGCGTGACCTCGCGTCTCTCTTTCGCACACGGATAGAGCTCAAGCAGATCGGCGTGCGCGACGAGGCCCGCCGGCTGGACGGCGTCGGCCGCTGCGGCCGGCAATACTGTTCAGCGTCATGGCTGCCTGAGCTTCGGCCTGTGAACCTCGGCGTGGCGAAGGATCAGCGCCTGTCCCTCAACCCCGCGCAGATTTCCGGCGCCTGCGGGCGGCTCATGTGCTGCCTTCGTTATGAGCACGAGTTTTACGTCCAGAGCCGGAAACGATTCCCCAAGGAAGGAAAGCTGCTCACAACCGCCCGCGGTGAGGAGAAGCTCATGTCCATCGACATCTTTCATGAGCGGCTGACGCTGAGAAATGCGGAGGGCGATGTTCGCGTGGTGCCTCTCGCGGATTTCAACCGTGAGAGGGCCGCGCTGCGCGGGGAGATCGGCGCCGGAACGAATGCCGGAGACGCCGTCGCGGCGCTCGAGCACGATGATCCCGAGCCGAGCGAGAACGGCGAGGATATATCTCTCGAACTCCTGTTCGCTTCCGAGCAGGAAGCGATGCCGACTGTCGAGCTCATCGTGGAAGATGCCCCGCGGGCCGCCGAGACATCAGCGATGGGGGCCGCGGAGGGTACTGACGCACAACCTGGAGCGACCGACGACAAAGCGAGTCGTCGCCGCCGCGGGCGTCGCGGGGGGCGACGCGGTCGCGGAAGCGATTCCGGGCCACAGTAG
- a CDS encoding carboxypeptidase regulatory-like domain-containing protein translates to MAGMFYGTRLSGARPSGDRRAIVRCLAGFCLSAGMGLAVNPFPALAQSLQGTIKDRASGLPVPGMVIFLLDSSGAAVASTLSDEKGTFVMQARSAGTYRLRAEAVGVFSETTASFRLMDGESVTHAFVFGRRTRDLPPVRIVEKQRCVAAPEAGIAVAALWDEVRKALTATELTTAAARYRFNLRQYERELDLKMLSVKRSRSWERVGLNAEPYGSITADSLAAHGYVQVTTEGTWYYAPDARTFLSDAFMRTHCLRLAEPNSERPGLIGLAFEPVAKRERPDVRGVLWLDARTSELQYLEFGYTGLPKNISDHNFGGRVEFARLPAGAWVVQRWHIRMPKLVRELRYKTSPVLEMGIPPRMTPVSQEVVTGIIERGGEVKDRVLAHQDLEPIALASLGGSVFDSTTGVPLAQANIWLDVPGQAVPAGRATTDSVGRFRVDSIAPGAYIISITHPRLDTLGASLEPVSLSLERGESVDVAFSTPSAATIGRTMCPAPLSTEAALVRGSVRREPGGPPVASARVVARWNSDGSPIASGLPATFTEVSATSDPSGHFTLCGLPRDRAMEIRAADSESPGEPLSLLLDSAQVTVVELFAPEGGSARRGTAVITGMIAGVDAKPIASAEVRVFPADVVVRTNSRGEYRVSGLAAGRHLLEARALGYGAVRRIVMLGSTADTVNVSLPQVRTLRTVTTTARRDPYRTGFYDRMKRNSGGHFLPPARINASGTRRVTELLSTVPGVKIRKIGQMSVVELTGRGVRSLTGCPVVYFLDGLRYLPGSQGLDGEIGLDHIEAIEVYTPATVPARFSGMAAGCGVVLLWTREKAVYAKDGKEAEVKPVKDALETAPKDARKTR, encoded by the coding sequence ATGGCGGGCATGTTTTACGGAACGCGGCTGAGCGGGGCGCGGCCATCTGGTGACCGCAGAGCCATAGTGCGTTGCCTCGCCGGCTTTTGTTTGAGCGCGGGTATGGGACTGGCCGTCAACCCGTTCCCTGCGCTCGCTCAGTCGTTACAAGGAACCATCAAGGACAGGGCTTCGGGCCTGCCCGTCCCGGGGATGGTAATTTTTCTTCTGGATTCCTCGGGCGCAGCCGTCGCATCGACGCTGTCCGATGAGAAGGGTACCTTCGTCATGCAGGCGCGGTCCGCCGGAACTTATCGGTTGCGCGCGGAAGCCGTTGGAGTTTTCAGTGAGACTACGGCGAGCTTCCGCCTCATGGACGGAGAGTCCGTGACTCACGCGTTCGTCTTCGGCCGACGCACGCGGGATCTGCCTCCAGTTCGGATCGTGGAAAAACAGCGGTGCGTAGCCGCGCCCGAAGCCGGCATCGCGGTGGCCGCACTATGGGATGAGGTTCGGAAGGCGCTGACCGCGACCGAGCTGACCACGGCGGCGGCCCGTTACCGTTTCAATCTCCGGCAGTATGAGCGCGAGCTGGATCTGAAAATGTTATCCGTCAAGCGCTCGCGAAGCTGGGAGCGCGTCGGCTTGAACGCCGAACCGTACGGAAGCATAACGGCGGATTCGCTGGCCGCCCATGGATATGTCCAGGTAACCACCGAAGGAACCTGGTATTACGCCCCGGATGCCCGGACCTTCCTGTCTGACGCCTTCATGCGGACCCACTGCCTCAGGCTCGCTGAGCCCAACTCGGAGCGACCAGGGCTGATTGGACTCGCGTTCGAGCCGGTCGCGAAGCGGGAACGCCCCGACGTTCGCGGAGTGCTCTGGCTCGATGCCCGTACGTCGGAGCTGCAGTATCTCGAATTCGGTTACACAGGGCTTCCCAAAAACATCAGCGATCATAACTTCGGGGGACGAGTGGAATTCGCCCGGCTACCAGCCGGCGCCTGGGTCGTCCAGCGGTGGCATATTCGGATGCCCAAGCTCGTCCGGGAGCTGCGGTACAAGACGAGCCCTGTCCTCGAAATGGGGATCCCTCCGCGGATGACGCCAGTCAGCCAGGAGGTAGTCACCGGGATCATCGAGCGTGGCGGGGAAGTCAAAGATCGTGTCCTTGCTCACCAGGATCTGGAGCCAATAGCGCTTGCCTCGCTTGGCGGCTCGGTGTTCGACAGCACCACCGGTGTTCCGCTCGCACAAGCCAATATCTGGCTTGATGTGCCCGGCCAGGCGGTCCCGGCGGGGAGGGCAACCACTGATTCCGTCGGCCGGTTTCGGGTAGACAGCATTGCACCCGGCGCTTACATCATCAGCATTACCCACCCCCGCCTGGACACTCTTGGCGCATCACTGGAACCGGTTTCGCTGAGCCTTGAACGCGGTGAGTCGGTGGATGTCGCGTTCAGCACTCCGTCGGCGGCGACGATCGGCCGAACCATGTGTCCGGCACCTCTCTCGACGGAAGCGGCTCTGGTCCGCGGCTCGGTGCGTCGCGAGCCGGGCGGACCGCCGGTGGCCAGCGCTCGCGTGGTCGCGCGATGGAACAGCGACGGGTCGCCCATCGCCAGCGGACTCCCTGCCACCTTCACAGAGGTTTCCGCGACCTCTGACCCGAGCGGCCACTTTACTCTCTGCGGGCTCCCACGCGACCGCGCGATGGAAATCAGGGCAGCAGACTCGGAGAGCCCGGGCGAGCCGCTGTCGCTTCTTCTGGACTCAGCGCAAGTGACGGTAGTCGAACTTTTCGCGCCCGAGGGAGGTTCGGCAAGGCGTGGTACAGCCGTCATCACCGGGATGATCGCGGGGGTCGACGCAAAGCCGATCGCGAGTGCGGAAGTCCGCGTTTTTCCCGCCGACGTCGTCGTTCGGACCAATTCCAGGGGAGAATACCGTGTCTCGGGTCTTGCTGCCGGGAGACATCTCCTGGAGGCGCGGGCGCTGGGTTATGGGGCGGTACGTCGCATTGTCATGCTGGGCTCCACCGCTGATACGGTCAACGTGTCGCTTCCGCAGGTGAGAACCCTGAGGACGGTTACCACTACGGCGCGGAGAGATCCGTATAGGACGGGCTTCTACGATAGAATGAAGCGCAACTCCGGCGGACACTTTCTGCCTCCCGCACGAATCAACGCCAGCGGGACGAGACGGGTAACAGAGCTTCTGTCGACCGTGCCCGGAGTGAAGATTCGCAAGATCGGACAAATGTCTGTCGTAGAGCTCACGGGCCGCGGTGTCCGCAGCCTGACCGGGTGCCCGGTGGTGTACTTTCTGGATGGTCTTCGATACCTGCCGGGTTCTCAGGGACTGGATGGGGAAATCGGACTGGATCACATCGAGGCCATCGAGGTGTACACCCCCGCCACCGTGCCTGCTCGGTTTTCAGGGATGGCGGCGGGTTGCGGGGTGGTGTTGCTGTGGACCCGAGAGAAGGCTGTTTACGCGAAGGACGGCAAGGAGGCGGAGGTAAAACCAGTCAAAGACGCTTTGGAGACAGCGCCCAAGGATGCAAGAAAGACTCGTTGA
- a CDS encoding SusC/RagA family TonB-linked outer membrane protein yields MKGLRTFISVALALAFLPAFAAAQQGATISGRVTSDAGDALPGASVFLEGLSLGSTTDNNGRYTFSVPDARVRGQTATITARRIGHTVRSAQITLASGNITQNFTLSANPLRLGEVVVTGAGTTRVREKLGAVINTVDSTLIQRSGETNIVQALAGKAPNVQINQQSGEAGASSSIRIRGAKSITGTGQPLFVVDGVPIDNTTFATGPATAGTVAPNRASDINPADIASIEILKGAAGAIYGARAAEGVVLITTKSGVSGPTKWSIRSNVGWSDVNKGIPLQRTFGHGGGGGITASNDDCIIRDLRDCVTTGNSYGPRLTRDDYLVALRSRLTALGRDPATAESVFAGLYPNGITTYDHFNELFDTGVESDITLSASGGSDRTTFYMSVGRLDQTGIIIGPNNSYDRTTTRLKASHRLTDRFLVGGNVSYIDTRGAFVQKGSNTSGLMLGAMRTPPNFNSDPYIDPETGRHRSYRFPRPSFGSTSSSRIYDNPFFVVNEVVNKSELGRVIGDVNLDYDPFDWLSVDYSFGGDYYTDWRLEGLPLSSGDRSTGRVRRADLLNFQLSHNLSTTARRFFSEKFAATLTLGQALNSRRYRQNYSNGFDLIAAEPFALQNTTTREPQEYRSLIHGESYFALGTADMFNQLYLSASARNDGFSTFGASKPRHWFPSASVSWVPSNWFSPDGQGLLSFAKLRFAFGETGKEPGVYLTTPTTLTVGGDFGSGWGDYVNATQAGIGGLYTSRALGNNSLTPERTRELEGGIDVGLFNQRADIGLTLYNSKSSDVILNVPIAPSTGFTSRLENAAEISNRGVEVTFNARPVTRPRFAWDFGVNFSRNRNHVDDLKGAEFVDKSAGTFSGVYGAVTKGSEVGVIRGEDFVKCGRGLTVGTIDIDNTAGHCQGAPGGALYISASGYPLQDPTDRIIANPNPKWLGSFRTSLNVRGLTFSALLDHKHGGHVWNGTSGALIFFGTHLDTEEIRNTTRTFGKDFLMGDGHAGAAYPVVAGPGAGKPVLIGQSTWYQSLGSSFTGPDAQSMEDGTYTKLRELAVSFTISPIFVQRFGVGAVDLRLAGRNLKTWTDYTGIDPETNLGGAEVFVQGVDYFNNPQTRTFILSVGLTR; encoded by the coding sequence ATGAAAGGGTTAAGAACGTTCATTTCAGTTGCCCTGGCGCTGGCGTTTCTTCCGGCTTTTGCAGCGGCGCAGCAGGGTGCCACAATCTCGGGCCGAGTCACGAGCGACGCGGGGGACGCACTCCCCGGCGCGAGCGTGTTCCTGGAAGGTCTGAGCCTCGGGTCCACAACGGACAACAACGGACGATACACGTTCAGCGTCCCCGATGCTCGCGTTCGCGGCCAGACGGCAACGATCACGGCCAGACGAATCGGCCACACCGTCCGCTCCGCGCAGATCACGCTCGCTTCCGGAAACATCACGCAGAATTTCACGCTCTCCGCGAATCCGCTTCGTCTCGGTGAAGTCGTCGTCACCGGTGCCGGCACTACGAGAGTGCGCGAGAAGCTCGGCGCGGTCATCAATACCGTTGACTCGACGCTGATCCAGCGTTCGGGCGAGACAAACATTGTGCAGGCACTGGCCGGCAAGGCGCCCAACGTCCAGATCAACCAGCAGTCTGGGGAAGCCGGCGCTTCTTCGTCCATCCGCATCCGCGGCGCGAAGTCGATCACTGGTACCGGCCAGCCGTTGTTCGTTGTTGATGGCGTGCCGATTGACAACACGACCTTCGCGACCGGTCCGGCCACAGCTGGAACCGTTGCGCCGAACCGGGCTTCGGATATCAACCCGGCCGACATCGCCTCGATCGAGATCCTCAAGGGCGCGGCCGGCGCGATCTATGGCGCCCGCGCGGCCGAAGGCGTGGTGCTCATTACGACCAAGAGCGGCGTGTCCGGCCCGACGAAGTGGTCGATCCGCAGCAACGTTGGCTGGAGCGATGTCAACAAGGGCATTCCGCTTCAGCGGACGTTCGGCCACGGTGGCGGCGGCGGGATTACTGCGAGCAACGACGATTGCATTATTCGAGATCTCCGGGACTGCGTCACTACGGGAAACAGCTACGGTCCGCGCCTCACTCGCGACGACTACCTCGTCGCTCTTCGCAGCCGCCTCACCGCGCTTGGACGGGATCCGGCTACCGCGGAATCCGTTTTCGCCGGGCTGTATCCGAACGGTATCACCACTTACGACCACTTCAACGAGCTGTTCGACACGGGGGTCGAGTCGGACATTACGCTCTCGGCTTCGGGCGGTAGCGACCGGACGACGTTCTATATGTCCGTCGGTCGCCTCGATCAGACCGGCATCATTATCGGGCCGAATAACTCGTACGATCGAACCACCACGCGCCTCAAGGCGTCGCATCGCCTGACCGACCGGTTCCTCGTCGGTGGAAACGTGTCCTACATAGACACACGCGGTGCATTCGTCCAGAAAGGCTCGAACACGAGCGGACTCATGCTCGGAGCCATGCGCACTCCGCCTAACTTCAACAGCGATCCGTACATTGATCCCGAGACGGGGCGGCATCGATCATATCGGTTCCCGCGGCCGTCCTTCGGCTCAACATCTTCGAGCCGCATATACGACAACCCGTTCTTCGTAGTCAACGAGGTCGTAAACAAGAGTGAGCTTGGACGCGTTATCGGCGACGTCAACCTCGACTACGATCCTTTCGACTGGCTTTCCGTAGACTACAGCTTCGGTGGTGACTACTACACAGACTGGCGTCTGGAAGGGCTGCCGCTCTCTTCGGGTGACCGAAGCACCGGGCGGGTACGTCGTGCCGACCTGCTCAACTTCCAGCTCAGCCACAACTTAAGCACCACTGCGCGCCGGTTTTTCAGCGAGAAGTTCGCCGCGACGCTGACGCTCGGCCAGGCGCTCAACAGCCGCCGCTACCGTCAGAACTACTCCAATGGCTTCGACCTGATCGCGGCCGAGCCGTTCGCCCTCCAGAACACCACCACCCGCGAGCCGCAGGAGTACCGCTCACTGATTCACGGCGAGTCGTACTTTGCCCTGGGCACCGCCGACATGTTCAATCAGCTATATCTGTCGGCCTCGGCTCGCAACGACGGATTTTCGACCTTCGGCGCTTCGAAGCCCCGGCACTGGTTCCCCTCGGCAAGTGTGTCGTGGGTTCCTTCGAATTGGTTCAGCCCGGATGGACAAGGTTTGCTGAGCTTTGCGAAGCTTCGCTTCGCCTTCGGAGAGACGGGCAAGGAGCCCGGCGTATATCTCACGACGCCGACCACGCTGACTGTTGGAGGTGACTTCGGCAGCGGCTGGGGCGACTATGTCAATGCAACCCAGGCAGGGATCGGCGGCTTGTATACGAGCCGTGCGCTTGGCAATAACTCGCTCACGCCCGAACGGACCCGGGAGCTCGAGGGGGGCATTGATGTCGGGTTGTTCAACCAGCGGGCCGACATCGGCCTGACGCTCTACAACTCAAAGTCAAGCGACGTCATTCTTAATGTCCCGATCGCTCCGTCCACGGGCTTCACTTCGCGGCTCGAAAACGCGGCCGAGATCAGCAACCGCGGCGTCGAGGTGACGTTCAACGCGCGGCCTGTGACCCGACCCCGGTTCGCCTGGGACTTCGGGGTAAATTTCTCGCGTAACCGTAACCACGTGGATGATCTGAAGGGAGCCGAGTTCGTTGATAAGTCAGCCGGCACCTTCAGCGGAGTATACGGCGCAGTAACCAAAGGCTCAGAGGTCGGCGTCATTCGTGGCGAGGACTTCGTCAAGTGCGGTCGCGGTTTGACTGTCGGAACAATCGACATTGACAACACGGCCGGACACTGCCAGGGCGCTCCTGGCGGCGCGCTGTACATATCGGCCTCCGGGTATCCGCTTCAGGACCCGACCGATCGGATAATCGCGAACCCGAATCCGAAATGGCTCGGCAGCTTCCGTACGTCGCTCAACGTCCGCGGTCTGACCTTCTCCGCGCTCCTTGACCACAAGCATGGTGGACATGTGTGGAACGGTACGAGTGGCGCGCTCATCTTCTTCGGTACGCATCTGGATACCGAGGAGATTCGGAACACGACGCGCACATTCGGGAAGGACTTTTTGATGGGTGACGGACACGCCGGCGCAGCATACCCCGTCGTCGCCGGACCGGGCGCCGGGAAGCCGGTGCTCATCGGCCAGTCTACCTGGTATCAGTCCCTTGGCAGCAGCTTTACCGGCCCCGACGCGCAGTCCATGGAAGACGGCACGTACACCAAGCTGCGCGAACTCGCCGTCAGTTTCACGATCAGTCCGATATTTGTCCAGCGCTTCGGCGTGGGAGCGGTTGATCTAAGGCTGGCCGGCCGGAACCTCAAGACATGGACCGACTACACCGGCATCGATCCCGAAACAAACCTTGGCGGTGCCGAGGTGTTCGTTCAGGGTGTCGACTACTTCAATAACCCGCAGACCAGGACGTTCATTCTGTCCGTGGGTCTCACGCGATAA